A window of the Bdellovibrionales bacterium CG10_big_fil_rev_8_21_14_0_10_45_34 genome harbors these coding sequences:
- a CDS encoding O-methyltransferase: MKRFGIQMDHLEEYVQNVFQPEDDDLLKAREFSDDAGLPQIQVGPMDGRHLSVLAASCGARKMVEIGTLGGYSGVCLLKGAAMGAHLWTLEIDQKHFEVAQKTFKNAGFEKNVTPILGSALEKLKTIENEGPFDLVFVDADKVSYPHYLEWASRNLRVGGMLIGDNTFAFGKLADPYHRQESVLALREFNKRVAQSGRYLGTILPTSEGLTVGVKIR, translated from the coding sequence ATGAAAAGATTCGGCATCCAAATGGATCACTTAGAAGAGTACGTTCAAAATGTCTTTCAACCCGAAGATGATGATTTGCTTAAGGCACGAGAGTTTTCAGATGACGCTGGCCTTCCGCAAATTCAAGTGGGTCCGATGGACGGTAGGCACTTATCTGTGCTTGCGGCTTCTTGCGGCGCTCGCAAAATGGTTGAGATAGGCACTCTCGGTGGCTATTCTGGAGTTTGCCTGCTCAAGGGCGCTGCAATGGGCGCACATCTTTGGACACTTGAGATTGATCAAAAGCACTTTGAAGTGGCTCAAAAGACTTTCAAAAATGCCGGCTTTGAAAAAAATGTGACTCCGATTCTTGGTTCAGCTCTTGAGAAGTTGAAAACTATTGAGAACGAAGGACCGTTTGATCTTGTATTTGTCGATGCCGACAAAGTTTCTTATCCGCATTATTTAGAGTGGGCGAGTAGGAACTTGCGGGTAGGTGGAATGTTGATTGGCGATAACACGTTTGCTTTTGGCAAACTTGCTGATCCGTACCATCGGCAAGAGTCGGTACTGGCACTGAGGGAATTCAATAAGAGAGTCGCTCAGTCTGGTAGGTATTTGGGAACAATTCTGCCTACATCTGAAGGCCTTACCGTTGGCGTAAAAATCCGCTAA